Proteins found in one Vallitalea guaymasensis genomic segment:
- a CDS encoding GNAT family N-acetyltransferase, protein MKSLISKGKTYKYNCFEYVDEEDLENSLIYKENNECLIAYKVLIDKIQLYWACNSRDNIIKELNNFITEMKGNKIYVEFIPEDFIEVMNTIGFNIESEFIDLWYKDLTKYICNSSTSVEIRELKESETQKASLLTKSCKGLSRGFNGEDEEIIKEWYQTENSKIFVVEKDDEIIGVALVNLYGFDSEKGTVVWIRLLAVDPKYQHQGIGKSMLNYCIEWGIEKGAVRSFIATDVENYNALKLYEGIGYERNEGRGQINMEN, encoded by the coding sequence ATGAAATCATTAATCAGTAAGGGAAAAACATACAAATACAATTGCTTTGAATATGTTGATGAAGAAGATTTGGAGAATTCATTAATATATAAAGAAAATAATGAGTGTTTAATAGCATATAAAGTTTTGATAGATAAAATTCAGTTGTACTGGGCATGTAATTCTAGAGATAATATTATAAAAGAACTTAACAATTTCATAACCGAAATGAAAGGAAATAAAATATATGTAGAGTTTATACCAGAAGATTTTATAGAAGTGATGAATACAATAGGATTTAATATAGAAAGTGAATTTATAGATTTATGGTATAAGGATTTAACTAAATACATATGTAATAGCAGTACTAGTGTAGAGATAAGAGAATTAAAAGAATCCGAAACACAAAAAGCTAGTTTACTCACTAAGTCTTGCAAAGGATTATCTAGAGGTTTTAATGGAGAAGATGAAGAAATAATAAAAGAGTGGTATCAAACAGAAAACTCCAAAATATTCGTTGTAGAAAAAGATGATGAAATCATTGGGGTTGCATTAGTGAATCTGTATGGATTTGATAGTGAAAAAGGAACTGTGGTATGGATTAGATTATTGGCGGTAGACCCTAAGTATCAACATCAAGGTATAGGTAAATCTATGTTGAATTATTGCATTGAATGGGGTATAGAAAAGGGTGCTGTAAGGAGCTTTATAGCAACTGATGTGGAAAATTATAACGCTCTAAAATTATATGAAGGTATAGGATATGAAAGAAACGAGGGCAGAGGACAAATAAATATGGAAAACTAG
- the leuS gene encoding leucine--tRNA ligase, which produces MSAVYNHKQIETKWRNIWKDNPINKDEEGKEKYYCLDMFPYPSGSGLHVGHWRGYVLSDVWSRYKVLQNYYVLHPMGWDAFGLPAENYAIKMGIHPSKATATNVENFKRQLKEISAIYDWTKEVNTTDPKYYKWTQWIFVKMFKEGLAYEKQMPINWCPDCKTGLANEEVVNGTCERCGAEVTKKNLRQWMLKITAYAERLLDDLQKLEWPAKVIKMQSDWIGKSYGAEIDFKVNGIDERIKVFTTRPDTLYGSTFMVLAPEHEMVSKLATEEQKEEVEKYVFNTSMKSSVDRLQDKEKTGVFTGSYAVNPLNGAKIPIWISDYVLADYGTGAIMCVPAHDDRDFAFAKKFDLPIIQVIAEDGKEIEDLQEAYIGEGEMINSDVFNGMKSSQSKEAIANYLEEHEIGKKTVNYKLRDWVFSRQRYWGEPIPIIHCEKCGAVPVPEDQLPVTLPNVESYEPTGTGESPLAAIDEWVNTTCPVCGGKAKRETNTMPQWAGSSWYFLRYIDVNNDNELVSKEKAKEWLPVDMYVGGIEHAVLHLLYARFYTKFLYDIGVVDFEEPFKRLFNQGMICKNGAKMSKSKGNVVSPDDLVEKYGCDSLRLYELFVGPPELDSEWDDRGIDGVYRYINKVWNLVNDNKDRDVKVTGELEKVRNQLIYEVTNRLDSFHLNTVVSAFMEYTNKLVSISKKDGGVDKETLENLIILLAPFVPHISEELWQMLGHEESVFTKGWPTYDEDKMKDDQVEMPVQVNGKVRATITIDVDEAKDSVLEKARNAIESKLDGKNIVKEIYVPKKIINIVVK; this is translated from the coding sequence ATGAGCGCTGTTTATAATCATAAACAAATAGAAACAAAATGGCGTAATATCTGGAAAGATAATCCAATCAATAAAGATGAAGAAGGCAAAGAAAAATATTATTGCCTAGACATGTTCCCATATCCATCAGGTAGTGGATTACATGTAGGACACTGGAGAGGTTATGTACTTAGTGATGTTTGGAGTAGATACAAAGTACTTCAAAATTATTATGTACTTCATCCAATGGGTTGGGATGCATTCGGTCTTCCAGCTGAAAACTATGCCATAAAGATGGGAATTCATCCATCAAAGGCTACAGCTACCAATGTAGAGAATTTCAAGAGACAATTAAAAGAAATCAGTGCAATCTATGATTGGACTAAAGAAGTTAATACAACAGACCCAAAATATTATAAATGGACTCAATGGATATTTGTAAAAATGTTCAAAGAAGGTTTAGCTTATGAAAAGCAAATGCCAATAAACTGGTGTCCAGACTGTAAAACAGGTCTTGCCAATGAAGAAGTAGTAAATGGTACTTGCGAAAGATGTGGTGCTGAAGTTACTAAGAAAAATCTACGTCAATGGATGCTTAAGATAACTGCATACGCTGAGAGATTACTTGATGACTTACAAAAGCTTGAATGGCCTGCTAAAGTTATCAAAATGCAAAGTGATTGGATTGGTAAATCCTACGGAGCAGAAATTGACTTTAAAGTTAATGGTATAGATGAGAGAATCAAGGTATTTACTACTAGACCTGATACATTATATGGTTCTACATTCATGGTTCTTGCTCCTGAACATGAAATGGTTAGTAAATTAGCTACTGAGGAACAAAAAGAAGAAGTAGAAAAATATGTGTTCAATACTTCTATGAAATCATCAGTTGATAGATTACAGGACAAAGAAAAAACTGGCGTATTTACTGGAAGTTATGCTGTTAATCCATTAAATGGTGCCAAGATTCCTATTTGGATTTCAGATTATGTATTGGCTGATTATGGTACAGGAGCGATAATGTGTGTTCCTGCACATGATGATAGAGACTTTGCTTTTGCTAAGAAATTTGATTTACCTATAATTCAAGTTATTGCAGAAGATGGAAAAGAGATAGAAGATCTACAAGAAGCTTATATTGGCGAAGGTGAAATGATTAATTCTGATGTATTCAATGGAATGAAATCATCCCAGTCAAAAGAAGCTATAGCTAATTATCTAGAAGAACATGAGATAGGTAAGAAAACAGTTAATTATAAATTAAGAGACTGGGTATTCTCAAGACAAAGATATTGGGGAGAACCAATCCCAATTATACATTGTGAAAAATGTGGAGCTGTTCCAGTTCCAGAGGATCAATTACCAGTAACTCTTCCTAATGTTGAATCATATGAGCCAACAGGAACTGGCGAATCACCACTTGCTGCAATAGACGAATGGGTTAATACTACTTGTCCAGTATGTGGCGGAAAAGCAAAAAGAGAAACTAATACAATGCCACAATGGGCAGGTTCATCATGGTATTTCTTAAGATACATTGATGTTAATAATGATAATGAATTAGTTTCTAAAGAAAAAGCAAAAGAATGGTTACCAGTTGATATGTATGTTGGTGGAATAGAGCATGCGGTACTTCACTTGTTATATGCAAGATTCTATACTAAATTCTTATATGATATAGGTGTAGTTGATTTTGAAGAACCATTCAAACGTCTTTTCAACCAAGGTATGATATGTAAAAATGGTGCTAAGATGAGTAAATCCAAAGGTAATGTAGTTTCACCAGATGATCTTGTAGAAAAATATGGTTGTGACTCATTAAGATTGTATGAACTATTTGTTGGACCACCAGAACTTGATTCTGAGTGGGATGATAGAGGAATTGATGGAGTTTATCGTTATATTAACAAAGTATGGAACTTGGTTAATGATAACAAGGATAGAGATGTAAAAGTTACTGGTGAGTTAGAAAAAGTCAGAAATCAATTGATTTATGAAGTAACTAATCGTCTTGATAGTTTCCACCTTAATACTGTAGTTAGTGCTTTTATGGAATATACTAATAAATTAGTTAGTATATCTAAAAAAGATGGTGGAGTAGATAAAGAAACATTAGAAAATCTAATAATCCTACTTGCTCCTTTTGTACCTCATATATCAGAAGAATTGTGGCAAATGCTTGGTCATGAGGAAAGTGTATTCACTAAAGGATGGCCAACATACGATGAAGACAAAATGAAAGACGACCAAGTTGAAATGCCAGTCCAAGTAAATGGAAAGGTAAGAGCTACAATCACTATTGATGTTGATGAAGCAAAAGACAGTGTACTTGAAAAAGCTAGAAATGCTATAGAAAGCAAGCTTGATGGTAAGAACATCGTTAAAGAAATCTATGTACCTAAAAAGATTATTAATATAGTAGTTAAATAA